Proteins encoded together in one Anabaena sphaerica FACHB-251 window:
- a CDS encoding PAS domain-containing sensor histidine kinase, which yields MCYKIPDYAQNHTLCSHAAKVEVLEEKLITNADGKTDTCHASDMLSQFAENITDAVFWMSDIKNNQLIYVSPNYESIWGRSCSLLYANFYDWLEGIHTEDREQVRTIFCEQAHIGGYDQEYRIIRPDGEMRWIRDRGFPIKDQSGEPYRVVGIAEDITDRKQAEVEKQLLLQREQVARAEAERANRLRDDFLAIISHELRTPLSPILAWTKLLMSGKLNAQQSTEALKTIERNTQAQVKLIEDLLDVSSILHRKIRLNICPVNLSSIVSAAIEKVSHSADMKSIQLITDIDPNLVQVRGDSTRLQQLIDNLLSNAIKFTPEGGRVIVQLSKVIETEQPLTEQNSISATDYPAYAQIKVSDTGKGISPEFLPQIFEYFRQEDSTISRKFNGLGLGLAIVRNLVELHNGTIQAESSGLDQGATFTVRLPLVATDGNLADTCQSQPTNVSIF from the coding sequence ATGTGTTATAAAATACCAGATTATGCACAAAATCATACCCTATGTAGTCATGCTGCAAAAGTAGAAGTATTAGAGGAGAAGCTGATCACAAATGCTGATGGTAAGACTGATACTTGTCACGCTAGTGATATGCTGAGTCAATTTGCTGAGAACATTACTGATGCAGTATTTTGGATGTCAGATATCAAGAATAATCAACTCATTTACGTCAGTCCTAATTATGAAAGCATTTGGGGACGCTCCTGTTCTCTGTTATATGCAAATTTTTATGATTGGCTAGAAGGAATTCATACAGAAGACCGTGAGCAGGTGCGAACTATCTTTTGTGAGCAAGCGCATATAGGTGGTTACGACCAAGAGTATCGAATTATTCGTCCCGATGGCGAGATGCGGTGGATACGAGATCGGGGATTTCCAATTAAAGACCAATCTGGAGAACCTTACCGAGTAGTAGGTATAGCCGAAGACATTACTGACCGCAAGCAAGCGGAAGTGGAAAAACAACTTTTGCTGCAACGAGAACAAGTCGCACGGGCAGAAGCAGAGAGAGCTAACCGCCTCAGAGATGATTTTTTAGCAATTATTTCTCACGAGCTTCGTACTCCACTGAGTCCGATTCTGGCGTGGACTAAACTACTGATGAGCGGCAAGTTAAATGCCCAACAGAGCACAGAAGCCTTAAAAACTATTGAGCGCAATACACAGGCTCAAGTGAAATTGATTGAAGATTTGCTAGATGTCTCCAGCATTCTCCACAGGAAAATTAGGCTGAATATTTGTCCAGTAAATTTGAGTTCTATCGTCTCTGCTGCCATAGAAAAAGTTAGCCATTCTGCGGACATGAAGTCAATTCAGCTAATTACTGATATTGACCCTAATCTAGTGCAAGTTAGGGGTGATTCAACTCGCTTACAGCAGCTAATTGACAATCTCTTATCCAATGCCATTAAGTTTACGCCAGAGGGAGGAAGAGTGATAGTTCAACTGTCAAAAGTCATAGAAACTGAACAACCATTAACAGAACAGAATTCAATTTCCGCTACCGATTATCCTGCTTATGCTCAAATCAAAGTTAGCGATACAGGTAAAGGTATTAGCCCAGAATTTTTGCCACAAATATTTGAATATTTTAGACAAGAGGATAGCACGATTAGCAGAAAATTTAACGGGTTGGGGTTGGGACTGGCAATTGTTCGGAACTTAGTTGAATTACACAACGGTACTATTCAAGCCGAAAGTTCTGGTCTTGACCAAGGTGCAACCTTTACTGTCAGACTACCGCTAGTGGCTACTGATGGCAACTTGGCTGACACTTGCCAGAGCCAGCCGACCAATGTATCTATCTTTTAA
- a CDS encoding response regulator, which translates to MVSQLQSCVLNKDVKKRILVIDDNADTLILLRCVLEDICKWDVITVKSGYEGLDKAKTETLDVIILDGVMPEMDAFNFLKQLRSNPDMQTLPVILLTACVTLPEQISLLDAHISGVIIKPFDPLSLGEQVAQFLGWTIVT; encoded by the coding sequence ATGGTAAGTCAGTTACAATCTTGTGTTCTGAATAAAGATGTCAAGAAAAGGATTTTAGTAATTGATGATAACGCTGATACCTTAATCTTGTTGCGTTGTGTTTTAGAAGATATATGTAAATGGGATGTAATCACAGTCAAATCAGGATATGAAGGATTAGATAAAGCCAAGACAGAAACATTAGATGTAATTATTCTCGATGGAGTCATGCCAGAAATGGATGCTTTCAATTTTTTAAAACAATTAAGAAGTAATCCAGATATGCAGACTTTGCCAGTAATTTTATTAACTGCTTGTGTAACTTTACCTGAGCAAATTTCATTGTTGGATGCTCACATTTCGGGAGTAATTATTAAACCCTTTGATCCTCTTTCTCTCGGTGAACAGGTAGCTCAATTTCTCGGTTGGACAATAGTAACGTAA
- a CDS encoding response regulator, which translates to MTKKRILVIDDEYDLGFIISTCLEEFGAWETLITQSPHEGITLAQTEQPDAIILDVMMPDMDGITLFNCLKSEPNTQVIPVILMTAKVQSSDLKLFNSLGVKGVISKPFDPLQLVEQITELLQW; encoded by the coding sequence ATGACCAAAAAACGCATTTTAGTCATAGACGATGAATATGACCTTGGTTTTATAATTTCCACTTGCCTAGAAGAATTTGGAGCTTGGGAAACATTGATTACTCAAAGTCCCCATGAAGGTATTACTTTAGCTCAAACTGAACAACCAGATGCCATAATTTTAGATGTAATGATGCCAGATATGGATGGTATAACTTTATTTAATTGCTTAAAAAGTGAACCCAATACTCAAGTAATACCAGTAATTTTGATGACTGCTAAAGTACAAAGTTCAGACTTAAAACTTTTTAACAGCTTAGGAGTTAAAGGGGTAATTAGCAAACCATTTGACCCCTTGCAATTGGTGGAACAAATAACAGAGCTTCTGCAATGGTAA
- a CDS encoding GAF domain-containing protein, whose protein sequence is MNVMNEIKFLAKKTPVDLTNCDKELIHIPGLIQPHGILLVLQAPNLNIIQVSENTFDILGIHTEDILGKTLKVLFNSKQIHLIKKSLAELSEKINPLNLYIDTQKGRKNFDGIIHKSDGFIILELELVSPKNDNGDFLSLYSLIQPVICKLQKLSHLDELCQFLVKEIRNLTNFDRVMVYKFDSEGAGEVIAEAKLESLSPFLGLHYPPSDIPKQAKQLYTLNPLRLIPDVNYQAVKVINIDNSVNNIPLNLSGSVLRSVSPIHIEYLKNMGVTASMSISLIREQKLWGLIACHHYSAAKYVPYKLRTACELLGRVMSLEISAKEENEYLDYNIILKGILSDILPEIIKNENWIEVLIKNRSQLLALVGAEGVAICDMNKVAMIGKTPVLKEIKNICDFLEADIFNQGVSDYLYAADSLAKIYPEAEKFKNVASGLLAVRISQEYQQYILWFRPEVIQTVNWAGNPHKPVDISADGSVRLSPRKSFELWQETVNLKSLPWQRCEIEVAKELRNIIVGLVLQKAEEISKIHQQLMLALKAAKMGVWDWDLLQDRIVWSIGHDQLFGLVDQEFIVLKSLVDPRDWQSVNLALNQAFVEQQDYYQEFRVVWPDGSIHWIEGRGQFFLNDAGQAVRLLGTMVEVSDRKLAEIKLQELNADLENRVQKRTSELEKSQTALQQQIEREQIFMRLTQQIRQSLNVEEIINTAVTKVQNLLAVDRVLFYRITTNSSGYVIAEAVSNPSLSIINSVQDLDFLPPECYQHYLNGEVTIFNHCQNQEVIPCWAANLGDNQVTAQWVVPIMQNSHLWGLLITHQCSDDIKYCAGWQTWEIDLLQQLANQIAIAIQQSELYQQLETELRQRQQIETALRRSENLFRSLNEFAPVGIFKTDAQGKMLYCNPRCQKICGFTLEQSLGDGWKNFIHPEDLKVFLPQWNAEILTNQQFFTELRFLHENTSFRICQLVAVPIFSDTGNCIGYVGTVEDITNARNMEKMKNEFISIVSHELRTPLSSIRGCLGLMTTSTIKSQPEKMQKILQIATSDTERLTRLLNDILDLERLENNKFILNQQWCNASNLINQAIDSMQTIAQENHIDLQNSASPYQVWVDADRMLQVLINLISNAIKFSPAQTTVKLSLAETPDSYLFKIQDQGRGIPSDKINSIFGKFQQVDASDSRPKGGTGLGLAICSRIIQQHGGKIWVESVLGQGSTFYFSLPKHY, encoded by the coding sequence ATGAACGTTATGAACGAAATCAAGTTTTTAGCAAAAAAAACACCAGTGGACTTAACTAACTGTGATAAAGAACTTATTCATATTCCTGGCTTAATTCAGCCTCATGGGATTCTCTTGGTTTTACAAGCACCTAATTTAAATATCATTCAAGTTAGTGAGAATACTTTTGATATTCTTGGTATTCATACTGAAGATATTTTAGGTAAAACATTAAAAGTATTATTCAATAGCAAGCAAATCCACCTCATCAAAAAATCTTTAGCGGAATTATCTGAAAAAATTAACCCGTTAAATTTATATATTGATACCCAAAAAGGTAGAAAGAATTTTGATGGGATTATTCATAAATCAGATGGATTCATCATTCTTGAGTTAGAACTTGTATCTCCAAAAAATGATAATGGTGATTTTTTGAGTTTGTACAGCTTAATACAACCTGTGATTTGCAAATTGCAAAAATTGTCGCATTTGGATGAATTATGCCAATTTCTTGTCAAAGAAATCCGAAACTTGACAAACTTTGACAGAGTAATGGTTTATAAATTTGATTCTGAAGGTGCAGGTGAAGTGATAGCAGAAGCTAAATTAGAAAGTTTAAGTCCTTTTTTGGGCTTACATTATCCACCTTCTGATATACCTAAACAAGCTAAACAATTATATACTCTCAATCCTTTGCGTCTCATACCGGATGTAAATTATCAAGCTGTAAAGGTGATAAATATTGACAATTCAGTGAATAATATACCTTTAAATCTGAGTGGTAGTGTTTTAAGAAGTGTTTCTCCTATACACATTGAATATCTCAAAAATATGGGTGTAACTGCTTCTATGTCAATTTCATTAATCCGGGAACAAAAATTATGGGGTTTAATTGCTTGTCATCATTATTCAGCAGCTAAATATGTTCCTTATAAATTACGTACTGCTTGTGAATTACTCGGTAGGGTGATGTCTTTAGAAATTTCAGCTAAAGAAGAAAATGAGTATTTAGATTACAATATTATTTTGAAAGGAATTTTATCTGATATTTTACCGGAAATTATCAAAAATGAAAATTGGATAGAAGTTTTAATCAAAAACAGAAGTCAATTATTAGCCTTAGTTGGTGCTGAAGGGGTAGCTATTTGTGATATGAACAAGGTGGCTATGATTGGCAAAACACCTGTGTTAAAGGAGATTAAAAATATTTGTGATTTTTTAGAAGCAGACATTTTTAATCAAGGGGTAAGTGATTATCTTTATGCAGCAGATTCTTTGGCTAAGATTTACCCAGAAGCAGAAAAGTTTAAAAATGTTGCTAGTGGTCTACTAGCAGTGAGAATTTCTCAGGAATATCAGCAGTATATTTTATGGTTTCGTCCAGAGGTGATTCAAACTGTTAATTGGGCAGGGAATCCTCATAAACCTGTAGATATAAGTGCAGATGGTAGTGTGCGTTTATCCCCACGGAAGTCTTTTGAATTGTGGCAAGAAACAGTAAATTTAAAATCTTTACCTTGGCAACGATGCGAAATTGAAGTAGCCAAAGAGTTAAGAAATATAATTGTGGGGCTAGTTTTGCAAAAAGCTGAAGAGATTTCTAAAATTCATCAACAGCTAATGCTGGCTTTGAAAGCGGCAAAAATGGGAGTATGGGATTGGGATTTACTGCAAGATCGGATTGTTTGGTCGATTGGTCATGATCAGTTGTTTGGGTTAGTAGACCAGGAATTTATAGTTTTAAAATCCTTGGTTGACCCACGAGACTGGCAATCTGTAAATTTAGCTCTTAATCAGGCTTTTGTGGAGCAACAAGACTATTATCAGGAATTTCGTGTGGTTTGGCCTGATGGGAGTATTCATTGGATTGAAGGTAGAGGTCAATTTTTCTTAAACGATGCGGGTCAAGCGGTACGATTGTTGGGGACTATGGTAGAAGTGAGCGATCGCAAGCTGGCCGAAATTAAACTCCAAGAACTGAATGCAGACTTAGAAAACCGGGTGCAAAAACGGACTTCAGAGCTAGAAAAGTCTCAAACGGCACTGCAACAACAAATCGAACGAGAACAAATATTTATGAGGCTGACGCAACAAATACGCCAGTCTCTGAATGTAGAGGAAATTATCAATACTGCTGTCACCAAGGTGCAGAATTTGCTGGCAGTAGATCGAGTTTTATTCTATCGTATCACTACTAATAGTAGCGGTTACGTCATTGCTGAAGCTGTTAGTAATCCATCCTTAAGCATTATCAACTCGGTTCAGGATCTAGATTTTCTGCCTCCAGAGTGTTACCAGCACTATCTCAATGGAGAAGTGACTATTTTCAATCATTGCCAGAATCAGGAAGTAATACCTTGCTGGGCTGCTAATTTAGGAGACAATCAAGTTACAGCCCAGTGGGTTGTGCCGATTATGCAAAACAGTCATCTGTGGGGACTGCTGATCACGCATCAATGTAGTGATGACATAAAATACTGTGCTGGGTGGCAAACCTGGGAAATTGATTTACTTCAGCAGTTAGCTAATCAAATAGCGATCGCTATTCAACAGTCAGAATTGTACCAGCAACTAGAAACAGAACTGCGGCAACGTCAACAAATTGAAACAGCCTTGCGACGCAGCGAAAATTTGTTTCGTTCTCTCAATGAATTTGCCCCTGTTGGTATTTTTAAAACAGATGCTCAAGGAAAGATGCTCTATTGCAATCCTCGCTGTCAGAAAATTTGTGGCTTTACCCTCGAACAATCACTAGGAGATGGCTGGAAAAATTTTATTCACCCAGAAGATTTAAAAGTTTTTTTACCCCAATGGAATGCGGAAATTTTAACAAACCAACAATTCTTTACCGAATTGCGTTTCCTCCATGAAAATACAAGCTTTCGTATTTGTCAGCTAGTTGCTGTTCCTATTTTTTCTGATACGGGTAACTGCATAGGATATGTCGGCACTGTAGAAGATATTACAAATGCTCGGAATATGGAGAAAATGAAAAACGAGTTCATCTCCATAGTCAGCCATGAACTCAGAACGCCATTAAGTTCTATTCGTGGTTGTTTAGGATTAATGACTACGAGTACAATCAAAAGTCAACCAGAAAAAATGCAAAAAATCTTACAAATTGCTACTAGCGATACAGAACGTTTAACCAGATTATTAAATGACATTCTTGATTTAGAACGTCTAGAAAATAACAAATTTATCCTCAATCAACAATGGTGTAATGCGAGTAACCTGATCAATCAAGCTATAGACTCGATGCAAACAATAGCACAAGAAAATCACATTGATTTGCAAAATTCAGCCAGTCCTTATCAAGTGTGGGTAGATGCGGACAGGATGCTACAAGTTTTGATCAATTTAATTAGTAATGCCATTAAATTTTCTCCTGCTCAGACTACAGTAAAACTAAGTCTTGCCGAAACACCGGATAGTTATTTATTTAAAATTCAAGACCAAGGGAGGGGAATTCCTAGCGATAAAATAAACAGCATTTTTGGCAAATTTCAGCAAGTAGATGCTAGTGATTCTCGTCCAAAAGGAGGCACAGGTTTAGGTTTAGCTATTTGCAGTCGAATTATTCAGCAGCATGGTGGCAAAATTTGGGTGGAAAGTGTTTTAGGACAAGGTAGCACTTTTTATTTTTCTCTACCTAAACATTACTAA
- a CDS encoding response regulator, whose product MKILLVEDDNITRETIANFLTSHEYQVSLATDGEMALELQEQCEYDLVILDVLLPKLDGISICKQWRHQGCQTPILLITVKNQVTERIIGLEAGADDYLTKPFDLEELLARIHALLRRSKSFTPQEINWDGIHFDSASGRVYSGNQSIHLTPKEYCLLELFLLNPKRIFSRQAILDRLWDFAEIPGEGTVSTHIKSLRQKLKAVGAEDPIETVYGLGYRLKTLSDSEQFSPPTQFNTSGVQTHTEEKVQIMTSRVWNKFQNHYVEETNKLSQITTTLSTTQPDIELKNQAEQMAHKLAGSLGSLGFMNISQQARELEILLQQTVLNPDDIQQARELSKGIQQEVSKVSTVLEPATQANAEFIAYSPLLLIVDEDLMLAEQIRIQVMSSTRQVNMNQWKWRVEIATDINVARKMITQTPPDVILLDLNISGRGEDGRTLMQELSTHTPKIPVVAFTAKDTLTDRVDFTRWGGCFFVNKNLPISTALQALNALIKPLFQNYQYRVLIVDNNQRLFHQLSNLLTNYKIEVIICDNAQYFLQLLNNNQPNLVILNQQIAGFSGIDLCRVVRTDPQWHNLPVIFISTNSNPEIIFQAYAAGADDYFSKSMNKNEIATRIWQRLQRC is encoded by the coding sequence ATGAAAATCTTATTAGTAGAAGATGACAACATCACCCGTGAAACAATAGCTAACTTTCTCACATCTCACGAATACCAAGTTAGTTTAGCTACTGATGGAGAAATGGCGTTAGAATTGCAAGAACAGTGTGAGTATGACTTAGTAATATTAGATGTTCTCCTGCCTAAATTAGATGGCATCAGTATATGTAAACAATGGCGACATCAAGGCTGTCAGACTCCTATTTTGCTAATTACTGTTAAAAATCAAGTCACAGAAAGAATTATTGGACTAGAAGCAGGAGCAGATGATTACCTTACTAAACCTTTTGATTTAGAAGAACTACTAGCAAGAATTCATGCTTTACTACGCCGCAGTAAATCTTTTACTCCCCAGGAAATAAATTGGGACGGTATTCACTTTGACTCAGCTAGTGGAAGAGTATATTCTGGTAATCAATCTATACATCTGACACCCAAAGAATACTGTTTATTGGAATTATTTCTACTTAACCCCAAACGAATATTTAGCCGTCAAGCCATTTTAGATAGGCTTTGGGATTTTGCCGAAATTCCCGGTGAAGGAACTGTAAGCACCCATATTAAGAGTTTGCGTCAAAAGTTAAAAGCAGTGGGAGCAGAAGATCCAATTGAAACTGTATATGGTCTGGGATATCGCTTAAAAACTCTCAGTGACTCTGAGCAATTCTCACCTCCTACCCAGTTCAATACTTCGGGTGTGCAAACGCATACTGAAGAGAAAGTGCAAATCATGACCTCAAGAGTATGGAATAAATTTCAAAATCATTACGTAGAGGAAACAAATAAACTATCACAAATTACAACTACTTTATCAACAACACAACCAGATATAGAACTAAAAAATCAAGCCGAACAAATGGCTCATAAATTAGCTGGAAGTTTGGGCAGTTTGGGTTTTATGAACATATCGCAACAAGCAAGAGAATTAGAGATATTATTGCAACAGACAGTTTTGAATCCTGATGATATCCAGCAAGCAAGGGAACTAAGCAAAGGTATACAACAAGAAGTTAGCAAAGTTTCCACTGTTTTAGAGCCTGCAACACAAGCGAATGCTGAATTTATAGCCTATTCACCATTATTGTTAATTGTAGACGAGGATCTGATGTTGGCGGAGCAAATTCGGATTCAGGTAATGAGTAGCACCAGACAAGTTAATATGAATCAATGGAAATGGCGGGTAGAAATTGCCACAGATATAAATGTAGCCCGGAAAATGATTACTCAAACCCCACCTGATGTAATTTTATTAGATCTAAACATCTCTGGTAGGGGTGAAGATGGTCGAACTCTCATGCAAGAATTATCAACTCATACACCAAAAATTCCTGTAGTTGCTTTTACAGCCAAAGATACTCTCACAGATAGAGTAGATTTTACTCGTTGGGGTGGATGTTTCTTTGTGAATAAAAACTTACCTATATCCACAGCGTTACAAGCTTTAAATGCTCTAATTAAACCACTATTCCAAAATTACCAATATCGGGTTTTAATTGTAGATAATAATCAGAGATTATTTCACCAATTATCTAATCTATTAACCAACTATAAAATTGAAGTTATTATCTGTGATAATGCTCAATATTTTCTTCAATTATTAAATAATAATCAGCCAAATTTAGTAATTTTAAATCAACAAATAGCTGGATTTAGTGGCATAGATTTGTGTCGAGTTGTGCGAACAGATCCTCAATGGCATAATCTACCAGTAATATTTATCTCAACTAATAGTAACCCTGAAATAATTTTTCAAGCTTATGCCGCAGGTGCAGATGATTATTTTAGCAAATCCATGAATAAAAACGAAATCGCTACAAGAATTTGGCAACGACTACAAAGATGTTAA
- a CDS encoding response regulator, with product MSTKRVLVIDDEEAIQAVIQGCLEDIAGWKVLLASSGEEGLYLAEIEKPDGIILDVSMPHMSGIEVLKKLQANPLTQDIPVAFLTAKVQPEDKKQLSQLRVVGLLTKPFNPMNLINLLADLFGW from the coding sequence ATGTCTACAAAACGGGTGCTAGTTATTGATGATGAAGAAGCAATTCAAGCTGTAATTCAGGGATGTTTAGAAGATATTGCTGGATGGAAAGTTTTATTAGCTAGTTCAGGTGAAGAAGGATTGTATTTAGCTGAAATTGAAAAACCAGATGGTATCATATTAGATGTTTCAATGCCACATATGAGTGGGATTGAGGTACTAAAAAAATTGCAAGCAAATCCTCTTACTCAAGATATTCCGGTCGCATTTCTGACTGCGAAAGTGCAGCCTGAAGACAAAAAGCAACTTTCTCAATTACGGGTTGTAGGTTTGTTAACTAAACCCTTTAATCCTATGAATCTTATTAATTTATTAGCTGACTTATTTGGTTGGTAA